A genomic stretch from Rubripirellula reticaptiva includes:
- a CDS encoding dihydrodipicolinate synthase family protein has translation MLNPSSVFSGCIPALMTPCSEDGTPNFDALVAKATELVGLGMRAVVYCGSMGDWPLLTDEKRQEGVRCLVDADVPVIVGTGAQNSKIAAQHAKHANDVGAAGLMVIPRVLSRGSSPTAQHAHFAGILESAGELPSVIYNSPYYGFETKADLFFQLHREYPHLVGFKEFGGADSLTYAAEHITSGSPDLTLMVGVDTQVYHGIVNCGAVGSITGVGNALPTQVLALVKLCQKAAAGDADARQLARELNDALHVLSVFDEGPDLVLYYKYLMVLEGNAEYEHQIYGSDKLSDSQRAFVRDQWQLFRDWWSTWSGVGSIDSPAQKTIKV, from the coding sequence ATGTTAAATCCATCGAGTGTGTTTTCGGGGTGCATCCCTGCTTTGATGACACCATGCAGCGAAGACGGAACGCCAAATTTTGACGCGCTCGTGGCCAAAGCTACTGAGCTTGTAGGGCTTGGCATGCGTGCCGTTGTGTACTGTGGCTCGATGGGCGACTGGCCATTGTTGACAGACGAAAAGCGTCAGGAAGGGGTGCGGTGTCTGGTCGACGCTGACGTGCCAGTGATCGTCGGAACGGGAGCCCAGAACTCTAAGATCGCGGCACAGCACGCAAAGCACGCCAATGATGTCGGTGCCGCTGGCCTGATGGTCATTCCTCGTGTGCTCTCGCGAGGTTCGTCTCCCACAGCACAGCACGCTCATTTCGCGGGTATCTTAGAATCGGCAGGCGAACTTCCCTCGGTAATCTACAACAGTCCCTATTACGGATTTGAAACCAAGGCCGACTTGTTTTTTCAGCTGCATCGCGAATATCCCCACTTGGTTGGCTTTAAGGAATTCGGCGGCGCAGATTCGTTGACATATGCCGCCGAACATATCACAAGCGGGTCACCTGATTTGACCCTGATGGTCGGTGTCGACACGCAGGTGTACCACGGTATTGTCAATTGCGGTGCCGTCGGTAGCATCACCGGAGTCGGAAATGCTTTGCCGACGCAGGTGCTAGCGCTCGTTAAACTGTGCCAGAAAGCTGCGGCCGGTGATGCTGACGCTCGTCAGTTGGCGCGCGAACTCAACGATGCTCTTCACGTCTTGTCGGTTTTTGATGAAGGCCCGGACCTTGTGCTGTATTACAAGTATCTGATGGTGCTTGAAGGAAACGCCGAATACGAGCACCAAATTTATGGCTCCGACAAGTTGAGCGACAGTCAAAGGGCCTTCGTCCGCGACCAGTGGCAATTGTTTCGCGACTGGTGGTCCACGTGGTCGGGAGTGGGTTCGATTGACAGTCCCGCTCAAAAGACCATCAAGGTGTGA
- a CDS encoding NAD(P)/FAD-dependent oxidoreductase: MAMSTKHNSTGSLASPRTVVVVGSGIVGLACAHYLTEAGVSVTVVDKGSIANGCSHANCGYVSPSHVLPLTEPSAIGLAIKSLFNPSSPFRVKPSLSLAQWKWFWQFARRCTDRQMLKAGAQLKSILDSSMSEYIKLMDQEKFECEWKTNGLLFVLQSERGMESFAESDDFLTKHFGVTARRIEGHELPAFDAALKSGLGGAFYYEDDASVRPDLLNQQWAERLRDRGVQFREQCEVKEIQRDGDRIACLKTDDFDLEAERYVFATGAWSPMLSKGLRCHIPIQPGKGYSVTMSKPDPCPQYPMLFPEHKVGVSPFEQGYRLGSMMEFCGYDDSIPSWRIDQLKRSAEPYLVAPHTDGPQQEWFGWRPMTWDSLPIIGQVPSTPNAYLAAGHNMLGLSLAAATGKLIAEMIQGRPTHIDAESFSPSRF, encoded by the coding sequence ATGGCAATGTCAACTAAACACAATTCAACAGGTTCGCTTGCATCACCTCGCACCGTTGTGGTTGTCGGTTCCGGCATTGTCGGTCTTGCGTGCGCCCATTACTTGACTGAGGCTGGCGTCAGCGTAACCGTCGTTGATAAGGGATCGATTGCGAACGGCTGTTCGCACGCAAATTGCGGCTACGTCAGCCCCAGCCATGTGTTGCCGTTGACGGAACCCAGTGCGATTGGTCTGGCAATCAAGTCGTTGTTCAATCCAAGCTCGCCATTTCGCGTTAAACCAAGTCTGAGTCTTGCGCAGTGGAAGTGGTTCTGGCAGTTCGCGCGGCGCTGTACGGATCGGCAAATGCTAAAGGCGGGCGCGCAACTAAAATCGATTCTTGATTCATCAATGAGTGAATACATCAAGTTGATGGACCAGGAAAAGTTCGAGTGTGAGTGGAAAACGAATGGATTGCTTTTTGTTCTGCAAAGCGAAAGAGGAATGGAAAGCTTCGCCGAGAGCGATGATTTTCTAACGAAGCATTTCGGAGTCACCGCACGACGAATCGAAGGCCATGAACTGCCCGCGTTTGATGCTGCGCTAAAGTCCGGGTTAGGGGGCGCGTTCTACTATGAAGACGACGCATCCGTGCGACCTGATCTGTTGAATCAGCAATGGGCCGAAAGATTGCGGGATCGAGGCGTTCAGTTCAGAGAGCAATGTGAAGTCAAAGAAATCCAACGAGACGGTGATCGGATTGCTTGTTTGAAGACAGATGATTTTGACCTAGAAGCAGAACGATATGTGTTTGCGACCGGAGCCTGGAGCCCAATGCTTAGCAAAGGTCTGAGGTGTCACATTCCGATTCAGCCTGGCAAGGGATATTCGGTCACGATGTCAAAGCCAGACCCTTGTCCCCAATATCCGATGCTGTTTCCAGAACACAAAGTCGGCGTGTCGCCGTTCGAGCAAGGGTACCGACTGGGGTCGATGATGGAGTTCTGCGGGTACGACGATTCCATTCCAAGCTGGCGAATCGATCAACTCAAACGTTCGGCTGAACCCTACTTGGTCGCGCCTCATACCGACGGACCGCAGCAAGAGTGGTTTGGATGGCGTCCTATGACTTGGGATAGCTTGCCAATCATTGGTCAGGTCCCCAGCACACCAAACGCCTATTTAGCCGCCGGACACAACATGCTTGGGCTTAGCCTAGCGGCAGCGACAGGAAAGCTGATTGCCGAAATGATCCAAGGCCGTCCCACGCATATCGACGCAGAATCGTTCTCACCTAGCCGTTTTTAG
- a CDS encoding glycoside hydrolase family 71/99-like protein, which produces MKHLLLILVAITAVVGSQTASATEPKAVALPVADDERGREAAANVDRTTLTGKVMVGYQGWFNCEADGADLGWTHWSKNRRKDFAPGNVTVDLWPDVSELDDDERFVTGFKLADGSPAEVFSSGNRKTVLRHFQWMREYGIDGAFLQRFANGLKDNLVKRHKDSVLSHVREGATISGRSYVVMYDLSGLPAGGTKIVQDDWSQLRREQKITKDSSYQFHNGKPVVAVWGIGFNDGNKPREYSLGECRRLIEFLKNDGCAVMLGVPTGWRALDRDSVADPELHEVLQLADILSPWTIGRYRNINEVNRHAERLWKPDIQWCGDRKLDYMPVVFPGFSWHNLTGEKLDAIPRLKGDFLWSQITAAKRAGCEMLYVAMFDEVDEGTAIFKCTNEPPVGDGAAFLTYEGLPSDHYLKLVGKAGRLLKK; this is translated from the coding sequence ATGAAACATCTACTCCTGATACTGGTCGCAATAACCGCCGTTGTTGGCTCGCAGACCGCCAGCGCTACTGAGCCAAAAGCCGTTGCCCTGCCTGTGGCCGACGACGAGCGAGGCCGAGAAGCTGCCGCGAATGTCGACCGAACTACGCTGACTGGCAAAGTCATGGTGGGCTACCAGGGATGGTTCAATTGCGAGGCTGACGGCGCCGATCTCGGATGGACGCACTGGTCAAAGAACCGACGAAAGGATTTTGCGCCAGGCAACGTGACTGTCGACCTGTGGCCCGATGTTTCGGAACTCGACGACGACGAACGTTTCGTGACAGGATTCAAACTCGCCGACGGCAGCCCGGCGGAAGTGTTCAGCAGCGGCAACCGAAAGACAGTTCTGCGGCACTTTCAGTGGATGCGTGAATACGGAATTGACGGTGCGTTCCTGCAACGATTCGCGAACGGACTAAAAGACAATCTGGTCAAACGCCACAAGGACTCAGTGCTCAGCCACGTGCGAGAAGGTGCGACGATTTCAGGACGTAGCTATGTCGTGATGTACGACTTGTCGGGGCTGCCGGCCGGAGGCACCAAGATCGTTCAAGACGATTGGAGCCAACTTCGCCGGGAACAGAAGATCACCAAAGATTCCTCGTATCAATTTCACAACGGCAAACCGGTCGTTGCCGTTTGGGGCATCGGTTTCAATGACGGAAACAAGCCTCGCGAGTATTCACTCGGCGAATGCCGCCGGTTAATCGAATTCCTGAAGAATGACGGCTGCGCGGTGATGCTGGGAGTCCCGACGGGTTGGCGTGCCTTAGATCGCGATTCCGTTGCCGATCCGGAATTGCACGAGGTCCTTCAGTTAGCCGACATTCTTAGCCCTTGGACAATCGGACGTTATCGAAACATCAACGAAGTCAATCGACATGCAGAAAGACTCTGGAAGCCGGACATCCAGTGGTGCGGCGATCGGAAACTCGATTACATGCCCGTCGTGTTTCCGGGATTCAGTTGGCACAACCTGACCGGCGAGAAACTTGACGCGATCCCTCGCTTGAAAGGCGATTTTCTGTGGTCGCAGATCACAGCCGCGAAACGTGCCGGGTGCGAGATGCTGTACGTTGCGATGTTCGATGAAGTCGACGAAGGAACCGCAATCTTCAAATGCACCAACGAACCGCCCGTGGGTGACGGCGCTGCGTTTCTAACGTACGAAGGATTGCCGAGTGACCACTATCTGAAATTGGTCGGGAAGGCAGGACGACTGCTGAAGAAATAG
- a CDS encoding DUF6797 domain-containing protein encodes MLFRFLFCCLVSMASDADAQTLRHPLAMEEQLKHAGVDYLAGQARLRGDPKRGALVFYKSAAACATCHLESGKSSPLGPNLATLGEVTDQYVIESLLYPSKAIRKGFENHSVITVDGQVLVGMITARDDDSLTMRIASELNRDKVIPMDDVEAMKKSDHSIMPDGLIASLITQRDFLDLARYVMEVAAGGPEKSDNLKPSAEQLAVQDDTKNLDHAGIIKKLGKRDFDEGASIYHGYCFNCHGSDGNTPSLPTARAFGTQKLRFGADPYRMFLTLSHGNGLMAPMSHLTPKERYQVVHYLREQFMKSSNSEYFQVDNDYLAGLPKGTENGTKVADVPRDFGPALRSQLRREISSAMTIPLGGVTISYDLHSMDQAGIWSGGFLDLTQTQHVRDRGEGTASPKGDEIAAAARWQWGHDGTLDYPTDDLLLRGPMPSRWMEYHGHYQSGEAVVLSYSIDGRRILELPRSASTTRVTHSLHLSPGRSLILWVADDFEQVQQSQHDALSVVGNQIALTLRGDTEGAGWSVDGQGRLTLNIPADQQPRNLDIVRAWGKSSQQLAEIVSTHSQELQTPLPQSMTNGGRVVWPEEVKTVGTLGLEKGGYVLDTLTLPDATMSNTWFRTSALDFFSDGRMVVATYGGDVWIVSGVDESLLDLRWKRFAAGLYEPFGLKVVDGEIYVTCKDMITKLHDQDENGEADFYECFSADTDVSVNFHAFNFDLQTDEEGNFYYSKSGHGADSDLPGVVFKISPDGKHREVFSTGFRTPNGMGAIPGDDSNGFRITNSDNQGQWTPASKINVLKKGGFYGWVPTYSIPGMWEPGGGTIDITKVKSPDRFDPPLVWMPQEFDNSSGGQLWVDDPRFGPLSDHLLHTSFGKGWMSYLMIQDVGQTSQAAIIKLPLNFSTGIMRARVNPVDGQVYATGLQGWNGGGRVGLADGGIQRVRYKGTPTPMVIDARVVSGGLELDFNFELDPDSATNVGNYVTSQWDYLWSRNYGSDQYVPGTDRVGTEVLKIESATVQPIKGDSGGWRVRLSTPSIGPVDQLHLVLHLKDINGDAFDEEIYWTINAIPSTE; translated from the coding sequence ATGCTTTTCCGATTCCTGTTTTGTTGCCTCGTTTCGATGGCGTCCGATGCAGATGCTCAAACGCTGCGACATCCATTGGCGATGGAAGAACAGTTGAAGCATGCGGGAGTCGATTATCTTGCCGGTCAAGCAAGGTTGCGGGGTGATCCCAAACGCGGTGCGTTGGTTTTCTATAAGTCCGCGGCTGCCTGCGCAACGTGTCACCTGGAAAGCGGAAAGTCGTCACCTTTGGGGCCAAACTTGGCGACCTTGGGCGAAGTGACGGACCAGTATGTGATCGAATCGTTGCTCTATCCGTCAAAGGCGATTCGCAAAGGTTTCGAAAACCATTCGGTGATAACAGTCGATGGTCAAGTTTTGGTTGGCATGATCACCGCTCGCGATGATGACTCGTTAACAATGCGAATCGCTTCGGAACTGAATCGCGACAAAGTTATCCCGATGGACGACGTCGAAGCGATGAAGAAGAGTGATCATTCAATCATGCCGGATGGATTGATCGCATCATTGATCACGCAACGTGACTTTTTAGATTTGGCCCGCTACGTCATGGAGGTGGCTGCGGGTGGTCCTGAGAAATCGGACAACCTAAAGCCGAGCGCCGAACAGCTTGCCGTTCAAGACGACACTAAGAATCTGGATCACGCAGGTATCATCAAGAAACTCGGCAAGCGTGATTTTGACGAAGGCGCGTCGATCTATCACGGTTACTGTTTCAATTGCCACGGCAGTGACGGGAATACGCCTTCGCTGCCAACTGCTCGAGCGTTCGGAACTCAGAAGCTGCGTTTTGGTGCCGACCCTTATCGAATGTTTCTGACGCTTTCGCATGGAAACGGATTGATGGCACCAATGTCACATTTGACGCCAAAGGAACGTTATCAAGTTGTGCACTATTTGCGAGAACAGTTCATGAAGTCGTCCAATTCTGAATACTTTCAGGTCGATAACGATTACTTGGCTGGACTACCCAAAGGCACCGAGAACGGAACCAAAGTCGCCGACGTTCCGCGTGATTTCGGGCCGGCGTTGAGATCGCAACTTCGCCGCGAAATTAGCAGTGCAATGACGATACCGCTGGGCGGAGTGACGATTTCTTACGACTTGCACTCGATGGACCAAGCTGGTATCTGGAGCGGCGGTTTTCTGGATTTGACTCAAACCCAGCATGTTCGTGATCGGGGCGAAGGGACCGCCAGTCCAAAAGGTGACGAGATTGCGGCTGCCGCTCGATGGCAATGGGGCCACGATGGAACCCTGGACTATCCCACCGATGATCTTTTGCTTCGCGGTCCAATGCCGTCGCGATGGATGGAATATCATGGTCACTACCAATCGGGCGAAGCCGTCGTTCTGAGTTATTCGATCGACGGTCGTCGTATTCTGGAACTGCCGCGATCGGCCAGCACCACCCGCGTCACGCACTCGCTGCACCTCTCACCGGGCCGATCGCTGATCTTGTGGGTTGCTGATGATTTTGAACAGGTCCAGCAATCACAGCACGATGCGTTGTCGGTCGTCGGAAACCAGATTGCATTGACGCTGCGTGGCGATACCGAGGGTGCGGGTTGGTCAGTCGATGGTCAGGGCCGTCTGACGTTGAACATTCCCGCCGATCAACAGCCTCGCAATTTGGATATTGTGCGAGCGTGGGGGAAGTCATCGCAGCAGTTGGCCGAAATCGTTAGCACGCACTCGCAGGAGCTGCAGACTCCGTTGCCACAATCCATGACCAATGGCGGCCGCGTTGTTTGGCCCGAAGAGGTTAAAACTGTCGGGACACTTGGTTTAGAGAAAGGCGGCTACGTTTTGGACACTCTGACTTTGCCAGATGCCACGATGTCGAATACCTGGTTTCGTACCTCCGCGCTTGACTTTTTTTCCGACGGCCGGATGGTCGTTGCCACCTACGGCGGCGACGTTTGGATTGTTTCGGGCGTCGACGAGAGCCTGTTGGATTTGCGATGGAAAAGGTTCGCCGCCGGTTTGTATGAACCCTTCGGACTGAAAGTAGTCGATGGTGAAATCTACGTGACTTGCAAAGACATGATCACCAAACTGCACGATCAGGACGAGAATGGCGAGGCCGATTTCTATGAGTGCTTTAGCGCCGACACCGATGTATCGGTCAACTTTCACGCCTTTAATTTTGATTTGCAAACCGACGAGGAAGGAAACTTCTACTACTCCAAGAGTGGTCACGGGGCGGATTCGGATTTACCGGGCGTTGTTTTCAAGATTTCGCCTGACGGTAAACATCGCGAGGTCTTCAGTACTGGCTTCCGGACTCCTAACGGAATGGGAGCGATTCCAGGCGATGACTCAAATGGATTTCGGATCACTAACAGCGACAACCAAGGGCAATGGACGCCGGCATCAAAAATCAATGTGCTAAAGAAAGGCGGTTTTTATGGTTGGGTGCCAACCTATTCGATTCCCGGTATGTGGGAACCAGGCGGTGGAACGATCGACATCACGAAAGTGAAATCGCCTGACCGGTTTGATCCTCCCTTGGTTTGGATGCCACAGGAGTTCGACAACTCGTCGGGCGGACAACTGTGGGTCGATGATCCGCGTTTCGGGCCGTTGTCGGATCACTTGCTGCACACCAGCTTTGGCAAAGGATGGATGTCGTATTTGATGATCCAGGACGTGGGGCAAACATCGCAGGCGGCGATTATTAAATTGCCATTGAACTTTTCGACCGGCATCATGCGTGCTCGGGTCAATCCGGTCGACGGTCAAGTCTATGCAACGGGATTGCAGGGCTGGAACGGTGGCGGCCGAGTCGGCTTGGCCGACGGTGGAATTCAACGAGTCCGCTATAAAGGAACGCCAACACCGATGGTGATCGACGCTCGTGTTGTTTCCGGCGGATTGGAATTGGATTTCAATTTTGAACTCGATCCCGACTCGGCGACGAATGTCGGCAACTACGTCACAAGCCAGTGGGACTACCTTTGGAGCCGCAACTACGGATCGGACCAATACGTTCCTGGTACGGATCGTGTTGGCACCGAAGTTTTAAAAATTGAATCGGCAACGGTCCAGCCAATCAAAGGTGATTCCGGTGGATGGCGAGTTCGCTTGTCGACACCGAGCATTGGCCCCGTCGACCAATTGCACCTCGTGCTGCATTTGAAAGACATCAACGGCGATGCATTTGACGAAGAAATCTATTGGACGATCAATGCCATACCATCAACCGAATGA
- a CDS encoding sulfatase family protein, with protein sequence MKMKPLLIAYVLMAVATAIQAAERPNILLIVSDDQGYNDLGELGNGIITPALDRLSREGTRLTNFYVSWPACTPSRASLLTGRYPQRNGIYDMIRNEAPDYGHKYSPDEYAVTFERIGGMDEREVIIPAVLKPVGYKSGIYGKWDLGALKRFLPTSRGFDDFYGFVNTGIDYFTHQRYGVPCMVRNLSPTDTDKGTYCTYLFQREAVRFLGEHANKKPFFLYVPFNAPHNSSALDPTTRSSVQAPDKFKEMYPPVDAETKIATKYRYGTPATLATADARRRDYRAAVTCMDAAITEMLNMLDQKQILDDTIVIFFSDNGGSGGADNSPLRGHKGQTWEGGIRVPCIVRWPNGGVRAGAINNAFLSSLELMPSLASAAGAELPTDIALDGFDWWPTLRGETTSPRKEMFWKRRDQLGARIGKWKWVKMGDAGGLFDLETDIKEQNDLSESRPKILEMVKAHYADWLNEMEAAEPRGPFRDF encoded by the coding sequence ATGAAAATGAAGCCTCTGTTGATTGCCTATGTTTTGATGGCGGTGGCAACGGCAATTCAAGCTGCCGAGCGTCCCAACATCCTGCTGATCGTCTCGGACGATCAGGGGTACAACGACCTTGGCGAACTTGGCAACGGCATCATCACGCCTGCGCTTGACCGACTGTCACGAGAAGGGACACGGCTCACCAATTTCTATGTGTCATGGCCAGCGTGTACGCCATCGCGGGCCAGCCTGTTGACGGGACGATATCCGCAGCGTAACGGCATCTACGACATGATTCGCAACGAAGCGCCTGACTACGGTCACAAGTATTCGCCGGATGAGTACGCCGTCACGTTTGAACGCATTGGCGGCATGGACGAGCGCGAAGTCATCATTCCAGCGGTCTTAAAACCGGTCGGCTACAAGAGTGGTATTTATGGAAAGTGGGACCTTGGGGCGTTGAAGCGATTCTTGCCGACGTCGCGCGGTTTCGATGATTTCTATGGCTTCGTCAACACGGGAATCGACTACTTCACTCACCAGCGGTACGGCGTGCCGTGCATGGTTCGCAATTTGTCGCCAACCGATACAGACAAGGGAACCTACTGCACTTATCTCTTTCAACGGGAAGCGGTTCGATTTCTCGGTGAGCATGCCAACAAAAAACCGTTCTTCCTTTATGTTCCGTTCAATGCACCGCACAACTCGTCGGCACTCGATCCAACGACCCGCTCGTCGGTGCAGGCTCCGGATAAGTTCAAAGAGATGTACCCGCCGGTGGACGCGGAAACCAAAATTGCCACCAAGTATCGGTACGGAACGCCGGCCACGTTGGCGACGGCGGATGCAAGACGCCGCGACTATCGTGCAGCGGTAACCTGCATGGACGCGGCGATCACCGAGATGCTGAACATGCTTGATCAAAAACAGATTCTTGACGATACGATCGTCATCTTCTTTTCCGATAATGGCGGCAGCGGGGGAGCGGACAACTCGCCACTGAGAGGTCACAAAGGGCAAACTTGGGAAGGCGGCATTCGCGTGCCCTGCATCGTTCGCTGGCCCAACGGAGGAGTGAGGGCAGGAGCGATTAATAATGCGTTTCTGTCGAGTCTGGAATTGATGCCCAGTCTTGCATCGGCAGCCGGCGCCGAGTTGCCCACCGACATCGCGCTGGATGGTTTCGATTGGTGGCCGACACTTCGCGGCGAGACAACATCGCCACGAAAGGAAATGTTTTGGAAGCGGCGAGATCAGCTGGGGGCGAGGATCGGCAAGTGGAAGTGGGTAAAAATGGGTGACGCAGGCGGCTTGTTTGATCTGGAAACCGACATCAAAGAACAAAATGATTTGTCAGAGTCGCGTCCCAAGATTCTCGAAATGGTGAAAGCACACTACGCAGACTGGCTCAATGAAATGGAAGCGGCCGAGCCTCGAGGCCCGTTTCGTGATTTTTAG
- a CDS encoding dihydrodipicolinate synthase family protein codes for MKISDLPAEIVANVRRGMVIPAQPLALDSNRRFDPRYQTALTRYYIDAGAGGIAVGVHTTQFAIREPRFELYEPVLSLASQVIDDYSASTDREIFKVAGVCGRTDQAIREATFSQSNGYHACLLSLAAMASDNHDALLTHCREVASVMPVIGFYLQPAVGGCPLPYRFWREFAEIDNVIAIKMAPFNRYQTLDVVRAVCDAGRENTITLYTGNDDNIVADLVTEYRIVTADAAKRVRIRGGLLGHWSVWTRSAAELLNEIHAALDRGGDVPAELLVRGIEITDCNAAFFDAANQFAGCIPGIHEVLRRQGLLTGTWCIEPSEVLSPGQAEEITRVTMAYPHLNDDSFVQEHLDEWLR; via the coding sequence ATGAAAATCAGCGACCTACCTGCCGAAATCGTTGCCAACGTGCGCCGCGGAATGGTTATCCCAGCACAACCGTTGGCGCTGGATTCCAACCGAAGGTTTGATCCCAGGTATCAAACTGCCTTGACACGGTACTATATCGACGCCGGTGCCGGAGGGATCGCGGTAGGCGTTCACACGACTCAGTTTGCGATTCGCGAACCACGTTTTGAATTGTACGAACCGGTACTAAGCTTGGCGTCGCAGGTGATCGACGATTACTCGGCATCGACGGACCGAGAAATATTCAAAGTCGCCGGCGTGTGTGGGCGAACCGATCAAGCGATCCGTGAAGCGACATTTTCCCAGTCGAACGGTTACCACGCTTGTCTACTGAGTCTCGCTGCGATGGCGTCAGACAACCACGACGCATTGCTCACCCACTGTCGCGAAGTCGCCAGCGTTATGCCGGTGATCGGATTCTATTTACAACCCGCGGTGGGTGGGTGCCCGTTACCGTATCGCTTTTGGCGCGAGTTCGCGGAAATCGACAACGTCATCGCAATCAAGATGGCTCCATTCAATCGCTACCAAACACTCGACGTTGTTCGCGCCGTGTGTGATGCCGGGCGAGAAAACACCATCACGCTGTACACCGGCAATGACGACAATATTGTCGCGGATCTCGTTACCGAGTATCGGATCGTGACTGCTGACGCAGCCAAGCGAGTTCGCATCCGCGGTGGTTTGCTCGGCCACTGGAGCGTCTGGACTCGATCAGCCGCTGAGCTTCTCAACGAGATTCACGCGGCGCTTGATCGAGGTGGCGACGTTCCTGCCGAGTTACTTGTTCGAGGGATTGAGATCACCGACTGCAATGCCGCGTTCTTCGATGCTGCGAATCAGTTCGCTGGTTGCATCCCAGGCATCCACGAAGTGTTACGCCGTCAAGGTTTACTAACCGGGACGTGGTGCATTGAACCGAGTGAAGTCCTATCACCCGGACAAGCCGAAGAGATCACCCGCGTCACAATGGCGTATCCGCATCTCAACGACGATTCGTTTGTGCAAGAGCATCTGGACGAATGGTTAAGATAA
- a CDS encoding NAD-dependent epimerase/dehydratase family protein, with product MTDSPLPSLIDAETQLDALLCRPSDALVEFMRGLDGDLMILGIAGKMGVSLGQLAVSAIGAAGVTKQIIGVARFSNPAAREQLETSGVKTIRCDLLDRESVSALPKVRNVLFMAGRKFGTAGDESLTWAMNTIVPANVADHFRDSNIVAFSTGCVYPLARVGEAPSENAAPAPVGEYAQSCLGRERVFEYASKAWGTAVCLYRLNYAIDLRYGVLHDIADRIWRGEPVDNGSGAFNMIWQGDANQQALQCLGHCSSPARVINVTGPETLSTEEVANELGELLGKPVRFSSTPSERSYLSNSTKATELFGRPSVSAQQLIRWQAHWTKIGGRSLGKPTHFEVNDGTY from the coding sequence ATGACTGACAGCCCACTTCCTTCGTTGATCGACGCCGAAACGCAGCTCGATGCATTGCTCTGCAGACCCTCGGATGCGTTGGTCGAGTTCATGCGGGGTCTCGATGGCGATCTCATGATTCTCGGGATTGCTGGAAAAATGGGAGTCAGCTTGGGGCAACTTGCGGTTTCCGCAATCGGGGCAGCTGGCGTGACGAAGCAAATCATCGGTGTGGCGAGGTTTTCCAACCCTGCCGCCCGTGAACAACTCGAAACAAGCGGTGTCAAGACGATTCGCTGTGATCTACTGGACCGCGAATCCGTTTCGGCGCTTCCCAAAGTTCGGAACGTGCTGTTCATGGCAGGACGCAAGTTCGGAACGGCCGGTGACGAGTCGTTGACTTGGGCAATGAATACGATAGTTCCCGCCAACGTCGCCGATCATTTTCGTGATTCCAACATCGTCGCGTTCTCAACAGGATGTGTTTATCCGTTGGCCCGGGTGGGTGAAGCGCCGAGCGAGAACGCTGCTCCCGCCCCCGTCGGCGAATACGCTCAATCCTGCTTGGGGCGTGAACGAGTGTTCGAGTACGCCAGCAAGGCCTGGGGAACTGCGGTTTGTCTTTACCGTTTGAACTACGCCATCGACCTTCGATACGGCGTCTTGCACGATATTGCAGATAGGATTTGGCGAGGCGAGCCCGTCGACAACGGTTCGGGTGCGTTCAACATGATCTGGCAAGGCGACGCCAACCAGCAAGCACTGCAATGCCTTGGCCATTGTTCGTCGCCCGCCCGCGTAATCAATGTGACAGGTCCAGAGACGCTAAGCACTGAAGAGGTCGCTAATGAACTGGGCGAGTTGCTTGGCAAGCCTGTTCGATTCAGCTCAACACCGAGCGAACGTTCGTATCTAAGCAACAGCACGAAGGCAACCGAACTATTTGGTCGTCCTTCGGTATCCGCCCAGCAGCTCATCCGCTGGCAGGCCCATTGGACCAAGATCGGTGGTCGATCGCTGGGCAAACCAACTCACTTTGAAGTCAACGACGGGACGTATTAG